tctcctggaatgtaaaaaaaaaaagtttagtgttatgtaaatatttataaattgtacgTTTGTAATGGATCcccccttgaaaatcaagacaaaaaaagtaaaatgcacttTGAGCCTATTTCATTTATGCGAAGGTGATGAGATTTTTgcgaaaataaataaaaaactgttaaaaacaatgTTCGGTTTTGGGCAACAATTTAAATTTCGGTGCATCCAAAGTTATtcatatttgattaaaatgttgtCTTGGTTCATTTTaagtttaatgaaaaaaaagtctgacgTTATCTGACGTTTGTCCCGACACCGCATAAAATCAAActcctgtttatttttctccaaatgATATCTGGACACATATGTTAATGTTCCGTGTGGAACTCTCTCCTGCAGCACTCTGCCGGAGTCTCCCCGCTGGCTCTACTCTCAGGGTCAGACGGAGCGAGCAGAAGAGGTAAATGAAGTTCTTTTAAATCTTCTTTCCTGCTTTTCGTCGAGCTCAGCGGAAAAAAGCCACGagcttggaaaaaaagataGGGAATGAGAAATAATgtgagagaaggaaaagcaCAGTGTCCATCTGAAACTCGTCCTAACAAAGGATTActgattgtttaattttttgtgGTTATAGAAAAGTCCGAACCAATCTTCCAGACGTTGTCATGGTAACTGATGGTGAACCTGTGTCTTCTGATCGTAAGGTTCTGTGCTACATGGCGTTGAGAAACGGCAACGCCGCCAAACACCTGGTGCTGCAGCGGGTCGGTGCGGCCAAAGCTGGTGGACGTGACAACGGGGGAGCGGGTGTCCTGCAGCTTGTGCTGCATCCGGTCCTGCGCCTCCGGACCATGGTGCTCATGTATGTGTGGTGAGTGTCGCACCAGAGAAACACCACATGAACCACAAAGGTTCCACTCTCATCAGTCCTTACTACTttactactgtactgtactactGCACTGTACTCCTGCACTGTAACACTGTACCACTCTGTACGACTTGACCTTACTGTACTACTGTGTTGTACAGTAACATTACTGTACTACTACACTGTACTGCACTACAGTACTGCACGTACCGctctacagtacagtagtatggtacagtacagtatattggTACAGTATGACACcgtagtacagtacagtagagcaGTAGTATGGTACAGTGGTACAGTAGTAttgtacagtagtacagtataGTAGTACCACTATACTGTAATCTGACCTGACCACAGATCTGCTGCTAATCCTCAACTCTACCACTTTAATCCTTAAACAAGTTCTGACAAAcctgtaaataaacatgtgtgtgtgtgtgtgtgtgtgtgtgtgtgtgtgtgtgtgtgtgtgtgtgtgtgtgtgtgtgtgtgtgtgtgtgtgtgtgtgtgtgtgtgtgtgtgtgtgtgtgtgtgtgtgtgtgtgtgtgtgtgtgtgtgtgtgtgtgtgtgtgtgtgtgtgtgtgtgtgtgtgtggctggcaGGTACGCGTGCAGTCTGGTGTACTATGGTCTGACTCTGGGGGCCAGCGAAGCCTCTGGCAGCCGCTTCGTTAACGTGGCCATGTACGGCCTGGTGGAGCTGCCTGCGTACCCGCTCTGCATGTACTTCATCAACAAACAGTGGtgaggaggcacacacacacacacacacctttatacCTGGTAACACTCCTTCCGTGTTTGAGCTTGTTGTCAGTAAAAACATGTTGGAAAAGTGGACGTTTTAACGAGAATGCAACGTTTCCACTCTTAAAGAGGGAGTAAGTCATTTTAATCTGCTCGCTGTTGGTTTTGTGTCCTGAGCCCTGgctctgtcaaaaaaacaaacaataatgaaCAATCtttctcaaaaaagaaaaaaatcgccCATTTAAGGTCTTGATTCAatcttttgatttaaaatggcCGCCAGTTCTGCTGTTTTTCGGCTGCAGATCATTGGTTCTTATGTCGTTTAAATTGTCACATCTTCTTTAAAGAGACAGTGATATATAAAAACCACACGATTTAAATAATAAGTTTTAACAGTCAACTAAGTAGAAACTGCTGAGTTGTGTTGCTGAGTTGTGTGTCTTGTTGCTCAGTTGTGTTGCTTGTTGCcgagttgtgttgtgtcttgttgcCCAGGGCCGGGAGGCGGAAGAGCTTGAGCAGCTTCCTGTGTCTCGCCGGCTTCGCCTGCCTCTGCACCATGTTCCTCCCCGAAAACACCGGTGAGGAACAGACGCCGCTGCCTCCTGTGATCAAAATGagagatgttccgataccaGTTTTCTCTTCCTGATAACGAGTCCGATACCGAGCATCGAtccgataccagtgcatttaaaaacaataacttatataaggtattttaacagctgtttgctgCCGATCCAACGCAGACCAGTTTGTTCTGCTTTTAAAGTTTCCTGGAGAAAATCCAGATGAGATGAAGCAACAGATTAAATATGTTCCTGGtaacgaaaaaagaaaatctgcataaataaatataactaGGATCAAACCAACAGAACctgaactgtaaaataatatGATGAAAGAAACTCATGCTTCCTCACGTGGATTCTTCCCGCGAAGGTGAAGGTCACTCTGACCCTGTGACCCCGTGTCTGATGATCAGTTATCTTATGTTAAGTGTAGAATAAGTTCTTATAAATTATATGGCTGTGGAAACTGAATGTCAAGACTCTGAACTGACAGTTTCCTCCACTGGGACGAGAAACGCCGCAACgtcgtctgtgtgtttgcgtccgCAGGAACGCTGCTGAGCGCAACGTCGCTGGCTCTTTTGGGGAAACTGATGGTCAGTGCTGCGTTCAACATCGCCTACGTCTACACGTCCGAGCTCTACCCGACAGTTATCAGGTGATTCAAGCCACAGCCTGTCGCTCATGGGCATTCAGTTTAAAACTGTTGAAGAGTTTTCAGTGTCGTGTGTTTTTACACAAGATGTTGttatcacgtttttttttcaggaacgCTGGTTTGGGGGTGTGTTCAATGTCATGCAGATTTGGAGGAATACTCGCACCATTTGTTCCTTCAATggtaagagagtgtgtgtgtgtgtgtgtgtgtgtgtgtgtgtgtgtgtgtgtgtgtgtgtgtgtgtgtgtgtgtgtgtgtgtgtgtgtgtgtgtgtgtgtgtgtgtgtgtgtgtgtgtgtgtgtgtgtgtgtgtgtgtgtgtgtgtgtgtgtgtgtgtgtgtgtgtgttatgaacATGCATGGCGTGCATGGcgtgtcacgttaaatatcgctgaaTTGTGGGGTgactatttctcctttccttttgcttaGGAAGCTCCAGTTTACCCTATGCtcaaggagataggaaaggaagcattgaagctccttaACTATGCATTTTGAGAATCTGAGCTCTTATCATGgttgctgatcaaatactttcaggtcatttcaagatttaggaaacttcctaagcaaaatCTGACAATTCAACATTCACCAGAggagtcaaaggtcaaagttaCGATGACATCTGGGACCTTTCACCTCAGTTAACATTCCTGAGTAGCAGGTGAAACTCAAACCTCAGCGTTTAGTGACACCTAGTGGTGTTGCAGGTGATCGCAACTAAGAGGCAGCAGTCAGGgggaatttttttgtttactttcaaTATAGttatagagattttttttataaaattctCTTAATCAATAGTTTCTATGATACCGTTTTCTGTCAGTTTAAACCTGTTTAGCTTCAACACATGTTCATATGAAGacacatctttgtgtttgtaaattagagaatgatttgatttttcatatgaatgtttaaaaaatatttttatcaatttaccaatttaaaaaaatgatctacAATATAGATTATTTGGAAatatttgactgtgtgtgtgtgtgtgttgcagcggGCCTTCCACGCCTCCATGCCCTTCACCGTGTTCTGTCTGAGCAGCCTGTCCGCCGGCTGCCTCGGCCTCCTGCTGCCTGAGACCCTCAACAGTCCTGTGGCCGAGactctggaggagctgagcaGCCCGACGCGCAGCCTGGTGCAAAGTCGCGTGCTGGAGAGCAAGGTGACGACGCAACATGACGCAACTCGGTCCCTCCCACAGGAACACTTATTCTACAGCCAGAGAGTAAATTCACTCTGTGCAGGTGGACAATGGCGGTTCAatcaaaaaataactttaaaaaccaaacatgttttGATGGAAAGTTTAATAAATCTCTTTAACAGAAAATCACcgttaaatcaaatcaaatattagggccacattgagagagagaaaattggagactttgagaataaagtcgtaaatttatgaaaatgaggtcaaaatattacgagaataaagttgtaatattatgaatataaaGTCGTATTTTTataagaataaagtcaaaatgttatgagttaagttgtaatattatgacaatagttgtaattttacaagaataaagtcaaaatattacgagaataaagtcaaaatgttatgagaataaagtcgtaatattatgacaaTATAGTCGtcattttacaataataaaatcacaattttaCGAGCTAACAACTATCTAAACTGTACTTTAAAGCTGGCTCAACGGGCgaaaacatttaatatacatGCTTAACAGTGATAACAAGACATTAACgttcctgttgtcagtgtgacacGAAGCCAGAGGAAGCTGTTGCCAGGGCTCATGGCTGTTTCCTGGGTTTCTGTTTATTTCCGTGacataatattaaataaaatttaaaatcttttcGTAAAATTACGACTTCAATCTCATAAAATTTAAagctcacttttgttttttttccctcaatgtgTCCCTAAGACTCCGTAGACAGCTGTAGAGTTTCTCTTTATTCGTCGTGTcgcattgtttttgttttttctgaccCCAGGCTCTTCTGTACGAGGACAACAAGTGGAAATCTAACGTCAAGTGAAGCCTGCTGGCCTCGTCTCCATCGCCGCCACATCTCTAGAGCGGCGAGACGGACTCTGGCCACGCCTCCTCCCCCGTGGAACTGGCTGCCTTAAAGCGTAGcaaactgcccctttaattaccTCGAAGGACCCTTCGCTGAGTTCAGGTGGGCGGGGCTACAGATCTGTGTCTGATTCTACAGAGAAACGGGACAGTCGATAATTCAATGTTCCTGAATGTTGTCGTGGTGTTGGTGCAGTATTTGGCTGCAGACAGTCGTGAGAGACAGGGACGACATGACGGGACGGACATGAACCTTCAGGAGATGCTGCTTTCAGAAGtgtggttcacacacacactacacctTGAGTTTCATCATGTttacattcctgtgtgtgtatgttccgACTGGCCACAGACAAAACCAGCATTATTTGAATCGATCGATCAGGACTAAATCTTCTTTGCAAAATACAATCTAACAGCAACTTATCACCAGAACATGGAttgacgacatgacggctcccacaagtgaagccaaatcatcatgatcgccaccctggtgtctggctgcagtataggtcataaaccccgcccccctccttgTTAGCAGATGGTACATGgaccaaagtttaaaaaaacgttcaacgtttccaaagatgtttctgtaattttcgcagaacaggaggaagtggagacgtgtcgtctGTCTTTCTATACTgttgctgatcgtctttatatacagtctttgattgtctttatatacagtctttgtaTATGGTCTATGGTGGGAAATGTTTCCATGTAACATCACTTCAGTGCCTTTCCTCACGCTACCTGTAATTCTGAAGAAGCTGTAGTTTGGGTGTGAcagaaaatattattatcaGATATTTATATTGCTGTaattaaaagatgaaatgagaaaaacaggTGTTACCTGAGATGTTTCATAatatgcagaagaaaaaactatttttgtggctgttttgtttattttttgtaaagcaCTCTGTAACAGGTGCTATAtatcaataaagtttattagcattaatattattatcatcaattatt
The sequence above is a segment of the Scophthalmus maximus strain ysfricsl-2021 chromosome 10, ASM2237912v1, whole genome shotgun sequence genome. Coding sequences within it:
- the slc22a15 gene encoding solute carrier family 22 member 15, producing the protein MDVDDALQVVGEFGPYQKRAVAVLFLTQVYMACQSMLIVLVGYTPEYRIEQQPEDGELQRQHVTFTEDVDSVVTEWLLIKQQAYKVSLAGSLFFAGLLVGNVVFGPLSDKIGRRPVYLTGLFFEVVFGYVTVLAPNYEVFAASRLLVGLMNGGIGLVCFVLTQEYVGKSYWALTGTLTSMSFAIGIALFGVLGYFVRPWRSLASVANSSGVLFFLLSVTLPESPRWLYSQGQTERAEEVLCYMALRNGNAAKHLVLQRVGAAKAGGRDNGGAGVLQLVLHPVLRLRTMVLMYVWYACSLVYYGLTLGASEASGSRFVNVAMYGLVELPAYPLCMYFINKQWAGRRKSLSSFLCLAGFACLCTMFLPENTGTLLSATSLALLGKLMVSAAFNIAYVYTSELYPTVIRNAGLGVCSMSCRFGGILAPFVPSMRAFHASMPFTVFCLSSLSAGCLGLLLPETLNSPVAETLEELSSPTRSLVQSRVLESKALLYEDNKWKSNVK